The following are encoded in a window of Candidatus Jordarchaeales archaeon genomic DNA:
- a CDS encoding metallophosphoesterase: MWGKPLENLGLLIEEVGVLVVADLHLGYEEVLREEGLFIASQYPKIKEMILEMINVHSPDILVINGDFKHEFGEASLQEWVEVRDLIETLLKEKVKLAFVRGNHDNFIVTLMKKYELPLELEVKIGDYLFLHGHRLPSQTAERIVIGHEHPSVLLRDEFGTKFRYKAFLMGDYAEKELVVLPSMHPLATGTLMNKERDYMSPLLKFTDVGEFTPYLVEPGVTVKKFPKIKNLRDI, encoded by the coding sequence TTGTGGGGAAAACCCCTAGAAAACTTGGGCCTCCTGATAGAAGAGGTAGGCGTGCTCGTCGTAGCTGACCTACACCTAGGGTACGAGGAGGTGTTGAGGGAAGAGGGGCTCTTCATAGCCAGCCAGTACCCAAAAATAAAGGAAATGATCCTCGAAATGATAAACGTCCACTCCCCTGACATTCTGGTTATCAACGGGGACTTTAAGCACGAGTTCGGAGAAGCAAGCCTGCAAGAGTGGGTTGAAGTCAGAGACCTCATAGAAACCCTTCTAAAGGAGAAAGTGAAGCTGGCATTTGTCCGAGGAAACCACGACAACTTCATAGTAACCCTAATGAAGAAGTACGAGCTGCCGTTGGAGCTCGAAGTCAAAATAGGCGATTACCTTTTCCTTCACGGCCACCGCCTCCCATCACAAACCGCTGAGAGAATAGTAATAGGGCACGAGCACCCCTCAGTACTATTAAGGGACGAGTTCGGGACAAAGTTCAGGTACAAAGCCTTCCTCATGGGGGACTACGCTGAAAAAGAGCTGGTAGTATTACCATCAATGCACCCCCTAGCCACCGGAACCCTCATGAACAAAGAACGGGACTACATGTCCCCACTGCTAAAATTCACAGACGTCGGAGAATTCACACCATACCTCGTTGAGCCAGGAGTTACCGTGAAAAAATTTCCAAAAATAAAGAACCTTCGCGACATATGA
- a CDS encoding ATP-binding protein: protein MNRLDDRKSLFFTDFDGRFRARLSKVEPTKAASDERLGTSAPYTCTVLVEYDRELLRLLDVGMLLAVKNFKSGGGVERYTLMELSRFWPEHFGLLGVKEHQYFPMQFEVIEQTVQDWETKDKATMAIHISAIPVNYDLVVSGESAEYVRGFSYPVVGEQVYILNREMIKNMYNRGVIDKIQGEGGHIGSLKMFESAGEEIPIYVDFESLVRYHFGIFAFTGGGKSNLLATLIRKILRHTRDTKIVIFDISCEYPFLLMDLLADPSIPSLVVLEREVDSPQEFNLSIVKPKKYENDPRVLKGLGKILSLGRVTHLVRRSVETPTFADILQTLESLASSNADKPNYLNAIAEIRMFTDSYMTSRGFVEEDEVDEEYVRHLDEHVEYFKVTYGVYERSNLYGWLSSLKTIYSKIKERKVEEEVAGGIAPKTIVEKLFDSDLRLICLSIGDPETIKQLTINTIRNALSRRKREFSVKPYILFVWDEAQEFAPAPDKARGIEKACSEEVERLLRQGRKYGLGGCLVTQRIAHLNTSALQQLHTYFIGTLPRPYDRGLISNTFMIDREILERTLEFRPGEWLLSSYIATGMTNVPIFIKSEDTEQQLDKFMSTL, encoded by the coding sequence TTGAATAGGCTGGACGACAGGAAAAGCCTCTTTTTCACGGATTTCGACGGGCGTTTTAGGGCAAGGTTAAGCAAGGTTGAGCCTACTAAAGCCGCATCAGACGAGCGGCTTGGCACCTCCGCCCCGTACACTTGCACCGTGCTCGTCGAGTACGACAGGGAGCTGCTGAGGCTTCTAGACGTCGGAATGCTCCTCGCCGTGAAGAACTTTAAAAGTGGGGGAGGAGTGGAGCGCTACACGCTCATGGAGCTCTCCCGCTTCTGGCCGGAGCACTTCGGCCTCCTAGGCGTTAAGGAGCACCAATACTTCCCCATGCAGTTCGAGGTCATAGAGCAAACGGTTCAAGACTGGGAGACAAAGGACAAGGCAACCATGGCCATACACATTTCAGCAATACCCGTAAACTATGACCTAGTCGTTTCAGGGGAGTCAGCGGAGTACGTTAGAGGTTTCTCATACCCGGTGGTAGGCGAACAGGTTTACATCCTCAACAGGGAGATGATAAAGAACATGTACAACCGAGGGGTGATCGACAAGATCCAAGGAGAGGGAGGGCACATAGGCAGCCTGAAAATGTTTGAGTCCGCCGGCGAGGAGATTCCAATATATGTTGACTTCGAGTCGCTTGTCAGGTATCACTTCGGGATATTCGCTTTCACCGGCGGCGGAAAAAGCAACCTCCTCGCAACCCTAATAAGGAAGATACTGCGACACACGCGGGACACCAAGATAGTGATCTTCGACATTTCATGCGAGTACCCGTTCCTCCTAATGGACCTCCTGGCAGACCCCTCAATCCCGTCGCTCGTGGTATTGGAGCGTGAAGTCGACTCCCCCCAAGAGTTCAACCTCTCAATAGTTAAGCCGAAAAAGTACGAAAACGACCCACGCGTCCTCAAGGGGCTTGGAAAAATACTTTCGTTGGGGCGGGTCACACACCTCGTGAGGCGCAGCGTGGAAACACCGACCTTCGCAGATATCCTGCAAACCCTGGAAAGCCTAGCGAGCTCAAACGCCGACAAGCCGAACTACTTGAATGCCATAGCTGAGATAAGGATGTTCACGGATAGCTACATGACTTCTAGGGGGTTCGTGGAGGAGGACGAGGTCGACGAGGAGTACGTGAGGCATTTAGACGAACACGTGGAATACTTCAAGGTTACATACGGGGTCTACGAGAGGAGCAACCTTTACGGCTGGCTCTCCTCGCTCAAAACAATATACTCAAAGATAAAGGAGAGGAAGGTTGAGGAGGAAGTTGCAGGAGGCATAGCCCCGAAAACCATAGTGGAGAAACTCTTCGACAGTGACCTCAGACTCATATGCCTCTCAATAGGAGACCCTGAGACGATCAAGCAGCTGACAATTAACACGATCAGGAATGCTTTATCCAGGAGGAAGAGAGAGTTCAGCGTTAAGCCTTACATTCTCTTCGTCTGGGATGAGGCGCAGGAATTCGCCCCAGCCCCTGACAAGGCGAGAGGGATAGAGAAGGCCTGCTCGGAAGAGGTTGAAAGACTCCTGAGGCAGGGGAGGAAGTACGGGCTCGGAGGCTGCCTTGTAACGCAGCGCATAGCCCACCTCAACACTTCAGCTTTACAACAGCTCCACACGTACTTCATAGGAACCCTTCCCAGACCCTACGATAGAGGGCTTATCAGTAACACGTTCATGATAGACCGGGAAATCCTTGAAAGAACGCTTGAGTTTAGGCCTGGAGAATGGCTCCTGTCAAGCTACATAGCTACCGGGATGACCAACGTGCCAATATTCATAAAGTCAGAGGACACAGAGCAGCAGCTTGACAAGTTCATGAGCACCCTGTGA
- a CDS encoding ATP-dependent helicase, giving the protein MSVRYADRVYSKDEILSLLHPKVARWYSRFEPTPPQSMAIPLIHKGENVLITSPTGTGKTLAAFLTIISELAFMEWNGVLEDKVYAIYVSPLRALNNDIKRNLLVPLEEMGLDFVRVSVRTGDTSSNERQKMLKKPPHILITTPETLAIILNASRFRNKLEPRWVIVDEIHALFESKRGAHLSLSLERLNYQTSFQRIGLSATIWPLDEVARFLVGEGRSCVVVNAAYAKEKDIRVEVPTQDLIHIDAESLNREMYRRLSEIIDEHRTTLVFTNTRSGAEKVAFHLQDSVDVDLIGTHHGSLSRDIRLSVEERLKNGELKVVVSSTSLELGIDIGYIDCVVQIGSPKSITRCLQRIGRAGHRIRDVSKGILLCMSHDDLLECAVMVKCAYDGILDRTSHPQNALDVLAQHLVGMALEKKWSAEEAFNLVRRSYSFRSLSWEDFESVLRYLSGGYGLEPYKVYGKIWYDEHDRVFGRRGKYAKVIYMLNIGTIPDEVAIKVYSLPGKRYVGNIEEEFLERLEPGDIFVLGGRVYEFVKASGLNAYVKDAKGKKPTIPSWFSEMLPLSFDLACEIRRFIERVFKGEIDRETLEKEYRVSRWAADAILDILKLEKDFLGKLGVEVNGRSLLVEEFEDEDGRQNLLFLFLFGRRVNDALSRAYAWVVSKELGVNVGVSVTDHGFMLTIPRRRVDARLLVSKVSSSNLREILSKAIRNTEMFKRRFRHVATRSFMVLRNYKGYEIGAKRQIRNAEALLRAVSEIDGFPILKETEREIMEDVMDIKNAIEVLKSIERGELEIVHVKTPVPSPLAHGVYLSGLSDVILMEDRLKLLEYLYQKVVEASSCGENP; this is encoded by the coding sequence ATGAGTGTGCGTTACGCTGACCGAGTTTACTCCAAGGATGAGATTCTATCCCTCCTACACCCGAAGGTTGCTAGGTGGTACTCCCGCTTTGAACCCACCCCTCCACAGTCCATGGCAATCCCGTTAATCCATAAGGGTGAGAATGTTCTCATCACTAGTCCAACTGGGACAGGCAAGACTCTCGCAGCCTTCCTTACCATAATAAGTGAGCTTGCCTTCATGGAGTGGAACGGAGTACTCGAAGACAAGGTCTACGCCATCTATGTTAGCCCGCTTAGGGCGCTTAACAACGACATCAAGCGCAACCTGCTCGTCCCCCTCGAAGAGATGGGTCTTGACTTCGTGAGAGTTTCTGTGAGAACTGGAGACACATCCTCGAATGAAAGGCAAAAGATGCTCAAGAAGCCGCCACACATACTGATAACAACCCCTGAAACCCTGGCTATAATACTGAACGCCTCAAGGTTCAGGAACAAACTGGAGCCGCGCTGGGTTATAGTCGACGAAATTCACGCTCTTTTCGAAAGCAAGAGAGGCGCCCACCTCTCGTTGAGCCTAGAGAGGCTGAACTACCAAACCTCGTTCCAAAGAATAGGCCTCTCAGCTACAATATGGCCGCTGGATGAGGTTGCGCGCTTCCTCGTCGGGGAGGGTAGGAGCTGCGTCGTCGTTAACGCGGCGTACGCCAAGGAGAAGGACATCAGAGTTGAGGTTCCCACCCAAGACCTCATACACATTGACGCTGAAAGCCTTAACAGGGAAATGTATAGGAGGCTAAGCGAGATAATAGACGAGCACCGGACGACGCTGGTTTTCACGAACACTCGCTCCGGAGCAGAGAAGGTCGCCTTCCACCTTCAGGACAGCGTTGACGTTGACTTAATCGGGACGCATCACGGCAGTCTTTCAAGGGACATCAGGCTGAGCGTTGAGGAGAGGCTGAAAAATGGAGAGCTGAAGGTCGTAGTCAGCTCGACAAGCCTCGAGCTGGGGATAGACATAGGTTACATTGACTGCGTTGTCCAGATAGGATCTCCAAAAAGCATCACGAGATGTCTCCAAAGGATAGGGAGAGCGGGCCACAGGATTAGAGATGTCTCTAAGGGGATACTTCTCTGCATGAGCCACGACGACCTGTTAGAGTGCGCTGTAATGGTCAAGTGCGCCTACGACGGCATCCTAGACAGAACTTCTCATCCACAGAACGCGCTCGACGTGCTCGCCCAGCACCTTGTTGGCATGGCCCTTGAAAAGAAGTGGAGCGCTGAGGAGGCCTTCAACCTTGTGAGAAGATCCTATAGTTTCAGGAGTCTCTCGTGGGAGGACTTCGAGAGCGTCCTCAGATACCTGTCAGGCGGATATGGTCTCGAGCCGTACAAGGTTTACGGTAAGATTTGGTACGACGAGCACGACAGGGTTTTCGGCAGAAGAGGGAAGTACGCGAAGGTGATCTACATGCTCAACATCGGAACGATACCCGACGAGGTGGCAATAAAAGTTTACTCGCTCCCCGGGAAGAGGTACGTTGGAAACATCGAAGAAGAGTTTCTTGAAAGGCTTGAACCAGGGGACATATTTGTGCTAGGAGGAAGAGTGTACGAGTTTGTGAAGGCAAGCGGGCTCAACGCTTACGTGAAGGACGCCAAGGGGAAGAAGCCGACAATACCCTCATGGTTCAGCGAAATGCTACCACTAAGCTTCGACCTGGCATGCGAGATTAGGCGATTCATAGAGCGCGTTTTCAAAGGAGAAATAGACAGGGAGACGCTGGAGAAGGAGTACAGAGTTAGTAGGTGGGCGGCCGACGCAATCCTAGACATCTTGAAGCTTGAAAAGGATTTCCTCGGGAAACTTGGGGTGGAGGTTAACGGAAGAAGCCTGCTAGTAGAGGAGTTCGAGGACGAAGACGGGCGGCAAAACCTCCTCTTCCTGTTCCTCTTCGGCAGGAGGGTCAACGACGCTCTGTCAAGAGCATATGCCTGGGTTGTGAGCAAGGAGCTCGGGGTCAACGTCGGGGTCTCAGTCACCGACCACGGCTTCATGCTCACTATTCCGCGAAGAAGGGTTGACGCGCGCCTCCTCGTGAGCAAGGTTTCCTCATCCAACCTAAGGGAGATACTGTCCAAGGCCATAAGAAACACCGAGATGTTCAAGAGAAGGTTCCGCCACGTCGCAACGAGAAGCTTCATGGTCCTCAGAAACTACAAGGGTTACGAAATAGGGGCGAAGAGACAGATAAGGAACGCGGAAGCCCTCCTGAGGGCGGTATCCGAGATCGACGGGTTCCCCATACTTAAAGAGACCGAGAGGGAGATCATGGAAGACGTCATGGACATCAAAAACGCCATCGAGGTGTTAAAGTCAATAGAGCGAGGAGAACTGGAGATAGTCCACGTGAAAACCCCTGTCCCAAGCCCCCTAGCCCACGGAGTATACCTCTCAGGGTTGTCAGACGTCATATTGATGGAGGACAGGCTCAAGCTACTGGAATACCTCTACCAGAAAGTAGTGGAGGCATCCTCTTGTGGGGAAAACCCCTAG
- a CDS encoding DNA double-strand break repair nuclease NurA has product MCASFLSEQLGRVSRILKSGILSQVEEYSERLSVASELYALLSNLICSKLDFARARETACAFFGSDKVRFAAIDGTEYSQIFFDMVLFFGGAYASTGTVEFHDDKPPSVSYDDHIMREGCGVSSCVPLFLNQVVEVDQTFFTEEGGLSRPLADEDVVNNSRIANWIMTFAEFYLAYFFASNKNPDTKIILMDRSLSNTHSSIMYDTSRRRLWKMCAILGFEVDGTPIDEEDLMLARHRVVNTGLNLPPPRGDYLKSSIVFLLERSETPLTPNQICEMLGVKGGRKERVKRHLKTLTAKGVLVEKKGRYHLAERYRDSWSRVRKVVEFIGERLFIEDAGTVDENKMWINVGGERRILTTLDLAFLTLFAQHMVMEECWRNRKLLVGISKDTYARDFKNHVIPICGNVRVFKEVPPQEVLSALPNTDRMLLQSFSVAFWEDVRPPWSLIEYDSVFPTIIPDRNRGAGFVLGARRNKTAIERLFLRSYVQLAEGKHDPLLRSNVLLIDRLAYPEFDLKGETTLPLVNVYSGYEEPLEVIVYRDRHVENLIQNMLLCVLASMSTMSIPEAFGHNKPLFIADKVAKWHYGLFKRVIDSMKNWVANNKDVRRFMFYMSTFREKRAEFEQARRTK; this is encoded by the coding sequence TTGTGTGCGTCTTTTCTGAGCGAGCAGCTTGGCAGGGTTAGCAGGATTTTGAAGTCAGGTATCCTTAGTCAAGTCGAGGAGTACTCTGAAAGGCTTAGTGTGGCATCCGAGCTCTACGCCCTCCTCTCAAACCTCATCTGCTCTAAGCTGGATTTTGCGCGGGCGCGTGAAACTGCATGCGCCTTCTTTGGGTCTGACAAAGTTCGCTTCGCCGCAATAGATGGAACAGAGTACTCCCAGATCTTCTTCGACATGGTCCTCTTCTTCGGTGGAGCTTACGCCTCAACTGGAACCGTGGAATTCCACGACGACAAGCCTCCAAGCGTGAGCTACGATGACCATATAATGCGCGAAGGTTGCGGTGTCTCAAGCTGTGTCCCCCTCTTCCTGAACCAGGTCGTCGAGGTCGACCAAACGTTTTTCACAGAGGAGGGCGGTCTCTCGAGACCCCTAGCGGATGAGGACGTCGTAAACAACTCGCGCATAGCCAACTGGATTATGACCTTTGCTGAGTTCTACCTAGCATACTTCTTTGCCTCCAACAAGAACCCCGACACGAAGATAATTCTCATGGACCGCTCCCTCTCTAACACCCACTCTTCCATCATGTATGACACTTCTAGGAGAAGGCTCTGGAAGATGTGCGCCATACTCGGCTTTGAAGTCGACGGAACCCCGATCGACGAAGAAGACCTTATGCTTGCAAGGCACCGCGTCGTCAACACGGGGCTCAACCTCCCTCCACCTAGGGGGGACTACTTGAAGTCGAGCATAGTATTCCTCCTCGAGCGCTCTGAAACACCCCTAACACCAAACCAGATATGTGAAATGCTCGGCGTTAAGGGGGGGAGGAAGGAGAGGGTTAAACGCCACCTTAAAACTCTCACCGCGAAGGGCGTGCTCGTCGAGAAGAAAGGTAGGTACCACCTGGCTGAGAGATACAGGGACTCGTGGAGCAGAGTTAGGAAGGTCGTGGAATTTATCGGGGAGCGACTCTTCATTGAAGACGCTGGAACCGTGGACGAGAACAAAATGTGGATTAACGTTGGCGGCGAGCGGCGCATATTGACAACGCTAGACCTAGCCTTCCTCACTCTCTTCGCCCAGCACATGGTGATGGAGGAATGCTGGAGGAACAGGAAGCTCCTGGTAGGGATAAGCAAGGACACTTACGCCAGAGACTTCAAGAACCACGTGATCCCAATTTGTGGAAACGTTCGGGTGTTCAAGGAGGTACCGCCGCAAGAGGTCCTCTCAGCGCTTCCAAACACGGACCGCATGCTCCTCCAATCTTTCTCGGTGGCGTTCTGGGAGGATGTCCGCCCCCCGTGGTCCCTCATAGAGTACGACTCAGTCTTCCCGACGATAATCCCCGACAGAAACAGGGGGGCAGGTTTCGTCCTCGGAGCCAGGAGGAACAAGACAGCCATAGAACGCCTATTCCTAAGGTCCTACGTTCAGCTCGCTGAGGGCAAACACGACCCCCTCCTGAGGAGCAACGTCCTCCTAATAGACAGGCTGGCCTACCCGGAGTTCGACCTGAAAGGCGAGACTACACTGCCACTAGTCAACGTTTACAGCGGGTACGAGGAGCCGCTGGAAGTCATAGTGTACAGGGATAGACACGTAGAAAACCTCATTCAAAACATGCTCCTCTGCGTACTAGCCTCAATGAGCACCATGTCCATTCCGGAGGCTTTCGGCCACAACAAGCCGCTTTTCATAGCGGACAAAGTGGCCAAGTGGCACTACGGCCTCTTCAAGCGCGTAATAGACTCCATGAAAAACTGGGTTGCCAATAACAAGGATGTTAGAAGGTTCATGTTCTACATGTCCACTTTCAGGGAGAAGAGGGCAGAGTTTGAGCAGGCTAGGAGGACGAAATAA
- a CDS encoding YbjQ family protein, whose product MVSDIIVTTTEYVPGYKIRKVLGVVSGSTVRARHLGRDIVAGLRNLVGGEIKEYTDLLARSRDEALRRMIEKAKSMGANAIIAMRFSTSAVMAGAAEILAYGTAVIVEPEF is encoded by the coding sequence GTGGTCAGCGACATCATAGTTACCACGACGGAGTACGTGCCCGGCTACAAAATAAGAAAGGTTTTAGGAGTTGTAAGCGGAAGTACCGTGAGGGCTAGGCACTTGGGCCGCGATATAGTGGCAGGATTAAGGAACTTGGTTGGCGGCGAGATTAAAGAGTACACGGATCTCTTAGCTCGATCAAGGGATGAAGCTTTGAGGAGGATGATCGAGAAGGCCAAGAGCATGGGAGCCAATGCAATTATAGCTATGAGGTTTTCTACGTCAGCTGTAATGGCCGGGGCCGCCGAGATATTGGCCTACGGTACGGCGGTCATCGTAGAACCGGAGTTCTAG
- a CDS encoding 4Fe-4S binding protein, protein MGLFHFKPDERSLLRKMALMVYARFEIPYVKLNYFILRGPYRSRIGRLLFSPLVYLNVALMLGLGQHGKVMTGEELASYLDSIDSNLLIAVGSCRCRLGTRACDCSMKSDITIKTGAAIYKGFFKEDYELIDKEKAKELIRNFNKQGLVPMIYAFCIAGGSFTSFVICNCCRHSCIPILAQRIAGVHVFDPGDYLAYVDKEKCEGCGECIKICQFDARRLRDGKIEVDQLACYGCGACALNCPNNATVMVKRPEKLKKAQTSRLLSFWRHEHYQIN, encoded by the coding sequence TTGGGTCTATTTCACTTTAAGCCCGACGAGAGGAGCCTTCTAAGGAAAATGGCGCTCATGGTCTACGCTCGCTTCGAGATACCCTATGTGAAGTTAAACTACTTCATCCTGCGTGGACCCTACAGGAGCAGGATAGGCAGACTGCTGTTTTCCCCCCTAGTGTACCTCAACGTGGCGTTGATGCTAGGCTTAGGCCAGCATGGAAAGGTTATGACGGGCGAGGAGCTCGCAAGCTACTTAGATAGTATAGATAGCAACTTGCTGATTGCTGTTGGAAGCTGCAGGTGTAGGCTTGGAACAAGGGCTTGTGACTGCTCCATGAAGAGCGACATCACAATAAAGACAGGCGCCGCAATATACAAAGGCTTCTTCAAGGAGGACTACGAGCTGATTGACAAGGAAAAGGCTAAGGAGCTCATAAGGAACTTCAACAAGCAGGGTCTGGTTCCGATGATCTACGCCTTCTGCATTGCTGGGGGTTCATTTACCTCCTTCGTCATATGCAACTGCTGCAGGCACTCATGCATACCGATACTAGCCCAGAGGATAGCTGGAGTACACGTCTTCGACCCCGGAGACTACCTTGCCTACGTCGACAAGGAGAAGTGCGAGGGGTGCGGGGAGTGCATTAAAATCTGCCAGTTCGACGCGAGACGTCTAAGGGACGGAAAAATCGAGGTTGACCAGTTGGCGTGCTACGGCTGCGGGGCGTGCGCCCTAAACTGCCCGAACAATGCTACTGTGATGGTCAAGAGGCCTGAAAAGCTCAAGAAGGCTCAGACTTCAAGGCTCCTCTCCTTCTGGAGACACGAACACTACCAGATAAACTAA